AAGCGCTTGGGGCGGCAGGCGACGGAGTTCTCGTGACGCAGTCTGTGCCTTCGCCTTATGACACTTCGTTGCAGATAATTGGTAAGTATCAGGCGGACATGAAAGCCGCCGGTTATAATGAATTCGATTTTACCGACCTTGAAGGGTATATCGACGCCTTGGTATTCACGGAAATTTTGAAAAAAGCGGGCCAAAACCTGACGCGGGAATCATTCGCGAGGGCAGCGGAGAACCTGAACATCGATGCAAGCGGCGTGACGTTTGCGTATGCGCCGAACAATCATCAGGCTCTCAATAAAGTATATATGACTAAGATATCCGGCGGCAAGGCGGTACTGGTGAAATAATTGCTCAGAAGGATGGAAAAAATGAATACTCACAAGCTATTAAAATTCGATAAAATCGGCAAGAAATTTTTCATTTACAGCCTCATATTTATAGTGATCTTGTTCGCCGTTCTGACGGCGATCAACGTTCGCATCAGCAATTCGTCAATACGCGCCCAGATGGAGAAAAGAGGAAAGGGCATGGTTCATTACATGGCAAAGACGAGTGTCTTTTACTACACCAACTACGACCTCGGCGCTTTGGATGTTTTCGTCCAGGAGGCAATAAAGGACCCGGACCTGGTATATGCCGTCTTTTATGACGAAAACAAAAAGCCTCTGACCGTCACATCGAAGAAGCCTAACGATACGGCATCGTTGATGAACTATGAGCAGGCAATCGTTGATGCTTCCGGCAAAACTATAGGCCTTCTTGCCATTGGTTACAGCGCAAAGGCGATAGCGGCGATTGTGAATAGAAGTGTTTGGATAATGCTCGCCGCCATGACGATTGCCCTCATTTTGCTCAGTGTCGGCATAACCTTCTTTGTCCGCAACGTCATCACCCGTCCGCTTGGCAGAACGGTGGATCTTGCGAATAAATTGACGGAAGGAGACCTCACGGTGCAGATTGAGGACGCCGGTCAGGATGAAATAGGGCAGCTCATCTCATCCTTTAAAAATATGGTGGAAAAACTCAAGGTACTCATGTCCAAGGTTTCGACCGTCACTATGAGTGTTAATTCGTTGGCGAATAACATCGCGGTGTCCGTCGAGCAGCAGGCGACGGTCTCCAGCGAGCAGTCGGCCGCGGTGGCGGAGATCACCGCCACGATGGAGGAGCTATCCACCTCTTCCACGCAGATAGCCGAACACGCAAAATCGGTGGTGGATATTGCTACAATGACTTGGGAAAACACGAAAAAGGGTGCGACGGCAGTAGAGATAATCAGTATGAAGATGAATGAAATCCATACCGATAACGAGAACAGCATCCATGAAATAGTTGCCTTGGGAAGAAAGTCGCGGGAAATTTCCAAAGTCATGGAGATTATCAACACCATCGCCGACCAGACCAAACTCATTGCGTTTAACGCGGCGCTTGAGGCGTCGAGTGCCGGAGAGGCGGGAAAGCGTTTCGGTGTCGTTGCCGTTGAAATCCGGAGGCTCGCGGACAGCGTTATGGAATCCACCGGTGAGATCGAGTCTAAGATAAACGAGATACAGGAGGCTGTCAACCGCTTGGTAATTGCCTCTGAGAAAGGTTCTAAGGGAATTCAGGAAGGGATGAACCATTCGACTCAGACCGCATCAGCGCTTATGGACGTCGTGGATGCTGCACAGTCAACCCAGGAGGCGGCAAAACAGATATCCCTGTCCACCCAGCAGCAGAAAACGGCGAGCAGCCAGGTTGTTACGGCGTTGCGGGAGATCGTTTCTGGTTCTAACCAGAACTCCGATTCCATCCGTCAGATTAGCGAAATCAGCAGGGAACTAGCGCAGTTATCAGAAGATCTTAAGGGAATGGTGGCAACCTTCCGCGTTGGTTAAAGAATGCGCATTATCAGGTGATGCAGCAACGCGTTGTATGAATTTACGCTAAGCGGCAATACGAGGGATGAAATCTTAGGGAGATATCGGTATGGTACAGATTCGCGTATTGGTGGTCGATGATAGCGATCTTGCAAGAGAACTTATTACTGCTATTTTGTCCACCGACAATGAAATTGCCATAGTCGGCGAGGCGAAGAACGGCAAGGAGGCTGTGGAAAAGGGAAGGGAGCTGAAGCCGGATATTATCACCATGGATATCGAAATGCCTGTCATGAACGGGCTTGAGGCAATAGAGCAAATCATGGCCACAAACGCCCGCCCCATTCTTGTGGTCACGACGCGGGGAGACGCGAATACCGCCTATGCCGCCATATCCAAAGGGGCGCTGGATCTCGTGGTGAAGCCGGACGTGAATCTGGCAGAGGCACAGGAGTTCATACAGAAAATAAAACTACTGTCAAAGATCAAGGTCATCACGCACATAGGCGGGAAGCACGTCTTGAGAGAAAGGTCTGTCGAAAAGCTGCCGGTGTTTGCCGGGATGGCATCAGACAGAGTGGTTGCCATTGCCTCCTCCACGGGGGGGCCTGAAGCCCTTTCCATCATTTTATCGGCATTGCCGGAAACGTTTCCCTGCCCCCTCGTCATTGCCCAGCATAATTCGGACGGGTTCATCCCCGGGCTTGTGGAATGGCTGAAACGGGTCTCGAAGGTGAAGGTCAAGGTGGCGGAAGAAGGCGAAACGATCGTTCCGGGAACGGCATATGTGTCCCCCTCCGAAAGGCATATGGAAATCAGTATTCTGAAGAAAGTAGTCTTTGTAGAACGTCACCCGACTGATCTCTACCGCCCTTCCTGCGACCGGTTGTTGTCATCCGTTGCCCTGGCTTATAAGGCCAAGGGGATAGGAATCATACTGACCGGGATGGGAAGCGACGGTGTCGGGGGGATGAAGCAGATATGGGAATGGGGAGGAACGACCATCGCCCAGGATGAGAAGACTTGCATTGTCTTCGGCATGCCCAAGGTTGCTATCGAGAGCGGATGCATCGGTAAGATACTGCCGCTGGACGAAATTAGCAGAGAAATAATTTCACTCGTGGCAGGGAGTCCGCTTTAATAAAATATAGATGATCGAATTGTCTAAGGATTTTTTATGGACATCCAGCCTTTCAAGAGAATTGTAAAGGAGAGAAGTGGGCTCCATTTCGAGGCGGAGAAGGAAGCGATGCTCGCCAACGGCATTCGCGCCAGGATGTCGCAGCGCCGAATGACGACGGACACCGAATATCTTGTCTGTATAGTGCAGGATGAAGACGAGTTCCGCTCCCTGGTCAATCTTCTCACCATCAATGAGACCTATTTCCTCAGGGAACCGGTCCACCTCGACCTTCTGGCGAACAGGCTGTTTTCGGCAATGCTTGCGGGAAGAAAACCCGGAGAGCCCGTCCGTATTTTCTGCGCCGGCTGCTCGACAGGGGAAGAACCCTATTCGGTCATGATCAAACTTTTGGAGAAATACGGCGACGGCATCAGAGGACTCATATCAATCATCGGTGCAGATATCGACAGTGATGCAATCGCCAGAGCGGAACAGGGGGTATACTCTGGTTTTTCCTTCCGGGACTTTCCGACGGCCCTGTGGAAGAAGTATTTTGAACCAACGGCGGATGGCCGCCATAGGATCAGGGATTTCGTGAGGGAAAAGGTTACATTCATGAAATTGAATCTCATGAGCGACCGATACCCGGATGTGCTGTGCGACAGCGACGTCATTTTTTACCGGAATGTGTCCATCTATTTCGAACCCGAAACGCAGCGGAGTATTTTTGACAAGCTGGCCAGGCTCCTGCGGGAAAAGGGATGGCTGTTCGTGAGCGCCACAGAGACGCTTTCGCACAATCACGGCGTCTTGCCCCT
This DNA window, taken from Syntrophales bacterium, encodes the following:
- a CDS encoding methyl-accepting chemotaxis protein yields the protein MNTHKLLKFDKIGKKFFIYSLIFIVILFAVLTAINVRISNSSIRAQMEKRGKGMVHYMAKTSVFYYTNYDLGALDVFVQEAIKDPDLVYAVFYDENKKPLTVTSKKPNDTASLMNYEQAIVDASGKTIGLLAIGYSAKAIAAIVNRSVWIMLAAMTIALILLSVGITFFVRNVITRPLGRTVDLANKLTEGDLTVQIEDAGQDEIGQLISSFKNMVEKLKVLMSKVSTVTMSVNSLANNIAVSVEQQATVSSEQSAAVAEITATMEELSTSSTQIAEHAKSVVDIATMTWENTKKGATAVEIISMKMNEIHTDNENSIHEIVALGRKSREISKVMEIINTIADQTKLIAFNAALEASSAGEAGKRFGVVAVEIRRLADSVMESTGEIESKINEIQEAVNRLVIASEKGSKGIQEGMNHSTQTASALMDVVDAAQSTQEAAKQISLSTQQQKTASSQVVTALREIVSGSNQNSDSIRQISEISRELAQLSEDLKGMVATFRVG
- the cheB gene encoding chemotaxis-specific protein-glutamate methyltransferase CheB, translating into MVQIRVLVVDDSDLARELITAILSTDNEIAIVGEAKNGKEAVEKGRELKPDIITMDIEMPVMNGLEAIEQIMATNARPILVVTTRGDANTAYAAISKGALDLVVKPDVNLAEAQEFIQKIKLLSKIKVITHIGGKHVLRERSVEKLPVFAGMASDRVVAIASSTGGPEALSIILSALPETFPCPLVIAQHNSDGFIPGLVEWLKRVSKVKVKVAEEGETIVPGTAYVSPSERHMEISILKKVVFVERHPTDLYRPSCDRLLSSVALAYKAKGIGIILTGMGSDGVGGMKQIWEWGGTTIAQDEKTCIVFGMPKVAIESGCIGKILPLDEISREIISLVAGSPL